The window CTGACAGTCCAAGAATCCACCCGGCTCCCCAAAAAGAGAGGCCGTAAACCGAAGCTGCATTTACATTATGATAAAGATGACGGAGGCCGCTCGCATCACCACAGAGAGATGTCAGACCACAGCCTCATCCAGCTGACCAAGAGGTTTCAGGAGGAGACGACGATAACGCCCAAGTCCTGCAGCGAGCAGAGACGCGTGGGGGGCGCAAGGTTGTCCTACAGCTGCGCTTTCAATCCAGATGTGCGCAGCAGAGATCGGGGGGCGCACAGGACTAGTTGTGTGAGCGGGGTGTCTGCTCCACGGCCCAGGAAGCTGAAGCACTCTGCAGAACCACGGAGACATCAGATGAAGGAATGCTGTCTGCCCCGGGAGCAGCCGGCTGGCATCCCCACACAGGCCGAGGCCATCCACGATGCGTCCGCGGGGCCAGCCTCGTCCTGGACCCCCTGTTTCACCAACGTGGACACTGTGACCGTGACGGACGTCACCATGAACTTCCTGACAGTGACcgtgagagagagcagcacgGACAAAGGCTTTTTCAGAGGGAAAAGATGAGTATGTGCTTTGGACGGAGGTCAGAGGAGGCTAATATACgcttatacatatatataaaaaaatgtttaacaaGCTACTAACATGCCTACTGTAATACTATATTTTTTCTATGTAACTTTTAAACGTGTACATACAAATATTTAATACGCTCCTgggaaaattaaaaatgaacgTGACATTGTGAGTTTAAGAGGTGTTTTGTAGCGCtcagtgtcactgctgtcatcttGTCAAGATCCGTATCCACAAAGACTGCttttatcatttgtttttaccAGAAACTGTTCAACCTCTTTACAAGAACAAGCTAAGATTTGTGAAATAATCCTACAATATTAACTCGGCTTTGACAGTGTTTTCCAATAAAACGAGCTTCTGTAGTGACCAATTTTACAAATTTAGAGTCGTGTCTTTCACCGTTTTAATCAGAAAAAGTCAGGCGAGCAGTACAGTTCTGAACGGAAGGTTAGAACATGTGATTTCACCCCAAACTAATTATTAATGTTTGCAGGCGGCAGGATCACGTCAGATAAACGAAATAATCAATTCCGCGTAGAGTTAGAGGCATTTGGTTCATGAAAATACAACTCCAGCTTCAACATCTTTGCCTCACACAGTTTTGAAgtttttaaaactttaaagccctgatctaaaaaaaaatgcttcattcGGCTTCATTGTTTTGTGCAGGGGTCACCACCCAAAATTGGTTGAAAATTCCTGCTGatcaggtttttgtttgtatggatTATTCTAACAACGATTAGGGGAACTGAACGGAACATATGCGACAACAAAATATTCTCATGTGggtttatataaaaaattaCGAGTTATTTTTTCTGCTGACCCCACAGGTTCAACTCAAGCAAGGAGGGCCTGATCTCTCATacatctgctttcatttgattttctttccttttattgGCCGTAGCAGTTAAAAAAAGCCGTGAAGCGTGTCTCATGAGAAAGAAAATTACGAATTAAAACTCAGAAACATATTCTTGTTTCATCATTATCTTTATTATCACACTGCAGACTTCAAAGGGCGGATGAGGCCTTAAAGCTGACTGCCGGTCTGTAGGAGTGAGCTGGTTTTGACAGATTTCATTTAAAGACTGTGAATTATTTGACTTTATAGCATCAGTGAGCTATTTGAGTGCTGTGCGGACAGAAGCCCGCAGGATGAGGCGCAGACTGTGACCCTGCGTCGAGCTGACTGAGGGGAGGTTTGGAATTTGAAGCGTCATTTTTAAAGTGCAGCTTTTCCTCAGGATCTCATGGAggccttgattttttttccccccatcagGCACAGCGTTTTCTGACCGCACGCAATTTGCACCACCTCGGTCCATGACAGGCCTACAGTGAAGCATCCAGGCTGCACTGCGCCAATAAGAGGCCACTTCTTCCAGGCACAAAGCCTCCATTCATTTTGACTTTGCTTTGTCTCTCCGGGACACATGACCCACTCTGACCATCCGCTGCTCCTGTGAGGGAACTCCGtctgctctctgcctcattATTGTAAATGAAGACGACTCAGACTGTAATGCCAAAGCTGTGTGCAGACTTTGGTGTTTAatggtggaaaaaaatgaaagtgtttcGAAGTAAACTCATTTTGGATAAGcgcactgcagcactgcagcgcTTTGCCGTGTCTGAACGCGTCACCGCAGCTGCATTCATCCCCACATGTTTTCTGAAATTACGCATAGTGCTGACAGATGTGATTAGATCCCAAACTTGAAGATTCAGTGACCTGAGCAGCAAAGGATTTTCCTGCAGCTGAGAAGACATCTGGCCAAATTCTCCACACGAGTGTAATTTACTCCACGACATACAGATCGAAGGCCCTTTGATGTGACGCTGCCCGAGGCCCCGTCGAAGCTGAACCCCTGGGAGAAGCTGCAGCTCGGCCCGCCTGGTTACGGTCCGCAGAGTTTTACCTCCACAAGATGTCGCCACCAGCAAGACCGTGAAACGCTGCCAAATTATTTCGGCACAAAGGAGCCCTGCAGGTTGAAATGAAGCGCAGCTACTCGTCCTCAGTGGATTAATCAGCGGT of the Chaetodon auriga isolate fChaAug3 chromosome 16, fChaAug3.hap1, whole genome shotgun sequence genome contains:
- the cbx8a gene encoding chromobox protein homolog 8a, whose protein sequence is MELSAVGESVFAAESIIKRRIRRGRWEYLVKWKGWSQKYSTWEPEENILDARLFAAFEERERERELFGPKKRGPKPETFLLKAKAKAKEKTYEFRGEAPRGIQVSYPIPEPVITPRAREGLRTVVPTIFPPSAVNRGESVHVRPPEPERRPRPTPPAALTVQESTRLPKKRGRKPKLHLHYDKDDGGRSHHHREMSDHSLIQLTKRFQEETTITPKSCSEQRRVGGARLSYSCAFNPDVRSRDRGAHRTSCVSGVSAPRPRKLKHSAEPRRHQMKECCLPREQPAGIPTQAEAIHDASAGPASSWTPCFTNVDTVTVTDVTMNFLTVTVRESSTDKGFFRGKR